One stretch of Miscanthus floridulus cultivar M001 chromosome 18, ASM1932011v1, whole genome shotgun sequence DNA includes these proteins:
- the LOC136522621 gene encoding protein DETOXIFICATION 52-like, whose product MRTTPMPSPPPVALVGVKGGHHVYVTVPQLPEGDAAVHGGRQLKCRAVPLPTAGETFREAVALCRLAFPIAFTALLLYSRTALSMLFLGSIGDLPLAAGSLAIGFANITGYSVLSGLSLGMDPLCTQAFGANQPRLLGLTLYRSVLFLLCCSLPLSALWLNMSKILVFLGQDMEITALAQEYILFSLPDLFSFSVIHPLRVYLRSQGITWPLAAAAGAAVLFHAPTNYVLVGRLGLGAPGVAAAASASNLVLLVVLLACVLGRRDSALRAAGPPTAECLAGWGPLARLAAPSCVSVCLEWWWYEVMILLCGLLPNPKPAVASMGVLMQTTALVYVFPSSLGFGVSTRVGNELGANRPGRARAAAHVAVAGAAGMGLAAMSFAAGVRHAWGRMFTTDADILRLTAAALPVVGLCELGNCPQTVGCGVLRGSARPMRAAHVNLGAFYLVGMPVAVLLAFGLGVGFVGLWMGLLAAQVYCAGLMLFVVGSTDWEAQARRAQELTSGAEGEVEKPAAHTSATAVGEGGRPEKGEQEGVERSCYDHEPLISNSGEPEAETV is encoded by the coding sequence ATGCGCACCACTCCcatgccgtcgccgccgcctgtGGCGCTGGTCGGAGTCAAGGGAGGCCACCACGTCTACGTCACGGTACCCCAGCTCCCGGAAGGCGACGCGGCCGTCCATGGCGGCCGGCAGCTCAAGTGCAGAGCCGTGCCCCTGCCGACGGCGGGGGAGACCTTCCGGGAGGCAGTAGCGCTGTGCCGGCTGGCGTTCCCGATCGCGTTCACGGCTCTGCTGCTCTACTCGCGGACGGCCTTGTCGATGCTCTTCCTGGGCTCCATCGGCGACCTCCCGCTAGCTGCCGGGTCCCTCGCCATCGGCTTCGCCAACATCACCGGTTACTCGGTGCTGTCAGGGCTCTCGCTCGGCATGGACCCGCTCTGCACCCAGGCGTTCGGCGCCAACCAGCCGCGCCTGCTTGGCCTCACCCTCTACCGCTCCGTCCTCTTCCTGCTCTGCTGCTCGCTGCCGCTCTCCGCGCTCTGGCTCAACATGTCCAAGATCCTCGTGTTCCTCGGTCAGGACATGGAGATCACGGCACTCGCGCAGGAGTAcatcctcttctccctccccgaCCTTTTCTCCTTCTCAGTCATCCACCCGCTCCGGGTGTACCTCCGGTCGCAGGGGATAACGTGGCCGCTGGCCGCAGCCGCGGGCGCTGCCGTGCTGTTCCACGCGCCGACCAACTACGTGTTGGTGGGGCGGCTCGGGCTCGGCGCTCCTGGGGTGGCCGCCGCGGCGTCGGCGTCCAACTTGGTGCTCCTGGTCGTGCTCCTCGCGTGCGTCCTCGGCCGGCGCGACTCGGCGCTGCGAGCGGCGGGACCGCCCACGGCGGAGTGCCTCGCCGGGTGGGGCCCGCTCGCGCGGCTGGCCGCGCCAAGCTGCGTGTCGGTGTGCCTGGAGTGGTGGTGGTACGAGGTGATGATCCTGCTCTGCGGCCTCCTGCCGAACCCGAAGCCGGCGGTAGCGTCCATGGGCGTGCTCATGCAGACGACGGCGCTGGTGTACGTGTTCCCGTCGTCGCTGGGTTTCGGCGTGTCGACGCGGGTGGGCAACGAGCTCGGCGCGAACCGCCCCGGCCGCGCGCGCGCCGCGGCGCACGTGGCCGTGGCCGGCGCCGCGGGCATGGGCCTCGCGGCCATGTCGTTCGCGGCCGGGGTGCGCCACGCCTGGGGCCGCATGTTCACCACCGACGCCGACATACTCCGGCTGACCGCGGCCGCGCTCCCAGTCGTGGGGCTCTGCGAGCTCGGGAACTGCCCGCAGACCGTCGGCTGCGGCGTCCTCCGCGGCAGCGCGCGGCCGATGCGCGCCGCGCACGTCAACCTCGGCGCCTTCTACCTGGTGGGCATGCCCGTCGCCGTGCTGCTGGCCTTCGGGCTCGGCGTGGGCTTCGTCGGGCTCTGGATGGGCCTGCTCGCCGCGCAGGTGTACTGCGCCGGGCTCATGCTGTTCGTCGTCGGCTCCACCGACTGGGAGGCGCAGGCGCGGAGGGCGCAGGAGCTGACGTCAGGCGCGGAGGGCGAAGTGGAGAAGCCTGcggcccacacgtcagcgacgGCCGTGGGAGAGGGAGGCAGGCCGGAGAAGGGGGAGCAGGAGGGCGTGGAGAGGAGCTGCTACGACCACGAGCCGTTGATCTCCAACAGTGGGGAGCCCGAGGCAGAAACTGTGTAG